A window from Cryptomeria japonica chromosome 1, Sugi_1.0, whole genome shotgun sequence encodes these proteins:
- the LOC131028386 gene encoding E3 ubiquitin-protein ligase RDUF1-like, whose product MSTNNTQVGITANQRLRDSIDFISRALTELENVPDSSQTRDDLMRAQTILSFCILAQIIIAADHVNAESECSICTEPFQVGDDARQMPCHESHIFHARCLLPWLKRRNTCPTCRTRLVRPINATPDSQNEEFVTSRTSNNG is encoded by the coding sequence ATGAGTACCAACAACACACAAGTAGGTATCACTGCTAACCAGCGACTAAGGGACTCTATCGACTTTATATCGAGGGCACTAACAGAGCTTGAAAACGTTCCAGACAGCTCACAAACTCGCGACGATCTTATGAGGGCACAAACTATACTATCCTTTTGTATCCTTGCTCAAATAATAATTGCAGCCGATCATGTTAACGCAGAATCCGAGTGTTCGATTTGCACTGAGCCTTTTCAAGTGGGGGATGATGCTCGACAGATGCCTTGTCATGAATCCCACATATTCCATGCTCGCTGCCTTCTTCCATGGCTGAAAAGGCGTAATACTTGTCCCACCTGTAGAACTCGCTTAGTCCGTCCGATAAATGCAACTCCAGATTCTCAGAACGAGGAATTCGTTACATCCAGAACCTCTAATAATGGCTAG